In Pseudomonas lalkuanensis, the following are encoded in one genomic region:
- a CDS encoding TetR/AcrR family transcriptional regulator: MKKAGCDILETEGREALSIYRLSEYSGVAISSIYEYYPTIEALIGAIFDDYRANARLETIASIRALPQTATLYDGIEMVLSTGLASLHRWLQIDSDLSVRTAFYGELVRLEVIKPEQFWTSMVIPALVERFSDEVLVRDREKAGYLAYQAVTALPRALVIERPDYLTSSDTVRMLTRMLHALLTTTDAE; encoded by the coding sequence TTGAAGAAAGCTGGCTGCGACATCCTCGAAACGGAGGGGCGCGAAGCCTTGTCCATCTATCGTCTATCCGAGTATTCGGGCGTGGCGATCAGTTCGATCTACGAGTACTACCCCACCATCGAGGCGTTGATCGGCGCCATCTTCGACGATTACCGCGCCAATGCGCGGCTGGAAACCATCGCCAGCATCCGCGCCTTACCCCAGACGGCCACCCTCTACGATGGCATCGAGATGGTCCTGAGTACCGGGCTTGCCTCGCTCCATCGCTGGCTGCAGATCGATTCCGACCTGAGCGTCAGGACCGCCTTCTACGGAGAGCTGGTCCGGCTGGAAGTCATCAAACCCGAGCAGTTCTGGACGTCCATGGTGATTCCCGCCCTGGTGGAGCGCTTCTCCGATGAAGTGCTGGTGCGCGATCGGGAGAAAGCCGGCTACCTGGCCTACCAGGCCGTCACCGCATTGCCGCGCGCGCTCGTGATCGAGCGGCCCGACTACCTGACGAGTTCCGATACGGTCCGCATGCTGACGCGCATGCTCCATGCGCTACTCACCACGACGGATGCGGAATAG
- a CDS encoding alkyl/aryl-sulfatase translates to MRNPIAVCVTAFYLLGTQAWAVESEAAEAAKGASAETAAANRAVLKQLPPDTPEDQEAARRGLVAAFEGVIKSADGKPVWNSHAYDFLQQDKVPDTVNPSLWRMARLNTNAGLYQVAEGLYQVRGMDLANMTIIEGQDGLIIIDPLFVTETAKASLELYYQHRPRKPVVAVIYSHSHVDHFGGVRGVVDEDDVKAGKVRIYAPDGFMEHAISENVLAGTAMFRRGTYQGGSTLPRGARAQVDAGLGKGAPVGGTISLIAPTDLIVQPVESHEIAGVQVEFQLTPGTEAPAEMNLYLPQLKALCMSENAVMMMHNILTPRGAEVRDAKAWSKFLDDSLVRYGDRTEVMFAQHSWPTWGAEAVRTLLADQRDMYAFINDRTLHLLNQGLTPREIADAIKRLPGNLDRKWYTRGYYGTLSFNTRAVYQRYLGFYDGNPANLDPLPPTESGRNYVEALGGADKVLQLMRTAMQRGDYRWAVELGNHLVFAEPDNQAARQAQADAMEQLGYRSESATWRNMYLTGAQELRQGPPTQAGKANADLIRAATPAMFMDLLAVRLDSDKAQGHDMTLDWTFDDLKQSFALTLRNGVLTYRENSRHAKPDVSVTMSKAVLDRISLRETDFPTAIKQGDIKLEGDAARFKALLGMLGSFAPNFNIVTP, encoded by the coding sequence ATGCGAAATCCCATTGCTGTCTGTGTTACCGCGTTCTATCTGCTCGGCACCCAGGCTTGGGCCGTGGAGTCCGAGGCGGCTGAGGCCGCGAAGGGCGCCAGTGCTGAAACCGCCGCTGCCAACCGGGCGGTACTCAAGCAGTTGCCTCCCGATACACCGGAGGACCAGGAGGCAGCGCGCCGCGGCCTGGTTGCCGCCTTCGAGGGCGTGATCAAGAGCGCCGATGGCAAGCCGGTATGGAACTCCCATGCCTATGACTTCCTCCAGCAGGACAAGGTGCCGGACACCGTGAACCCTAGCCTCTGGCGAATGGCACGGCTCAATACCAATGCCGGTCTGTATCAGGTGGCGGAGGGGCTTTACCAGGTCCGCGGAATGGACCTGGCGAACATGACCATCATCGAAGGCCAGGACGGGCTGATCATCATCGACCCGCTCTTCGTCACGGAAACCGCCAAGGCCAGCCTGGAGCTGTATTACCAGCACCGCCCGCGCAAGCCGGTGGTAGCGGTCATCTATTCCCATAGCCATGTCGACCATTTCGGCGGTGTACGCGGTGTGGTGGACGAAGACGATGTCAAGGCGGGGAAGGTGCGGATCTATGCTCCGGACGGATTCATGGAACACGCCATCAGCGAGAACGTCCTGGCCGGCACCGCCATGTTCCGCCGTGGCACCTACCAGGGCGGCAGCACCCTTCCGCGCGGGGCGCGCGCGCAGGTGGACGCCGGGCTGGGGAAAGGCGCACCGGTGGGTGGCACCATCAGCCTGATAGCGCCCACCGACCTGATTGTTCAGCCTGTCGAAAGCCACGAAATCGCCGGCGTGCAGGTGGAGTTCCAGTTGACCCCCGGCACCGAGGCGCCGGCAGAGATGAACCTCTACCTGCCGCAACTCAAGGCGCTGTGCATGTCGGAGAACGCGGTGATGATGATGCACAACATCCTCACCCCTCGGGGGGCCGAGGTACGCGACGCCAAGGCCTGGTCGAAGTTCCTCGACGATAGCCTGGTGCGCTACGGCGACAGGACCGAGGTGATGTTCGCGCAGCACAGCTGGCCGACCTGGGGCGCTGAAGCGGTCCGCACGCTCCTGGCCGACCAGCGCGATATGTACGCTTTCATCAACGACCGCACGCTGCATCTGCTCAACCAGGGCCTGACGCCGCGGGAAATCGCCGACGCAATCAAGCGCTTGCCGGGCAACCTCGACCGCAAGTGGTACACCCGTGGCTACTACGGCACCCTGAGTTTCAATACCCGTGCCGTATACCAGCGCTACCTGGGCTTCTATGACGGCAACCCGGCCAACCTCGACCCGTTGCCGCCGACGGAGTCCGGCCGGAATTACGTCGAGGCCCTGGGGGGGGCCGACAAGGTCCTGCAACTGATGCGCACCGCGATGCAGCGGGGCGACTACCGCTGGGCCGTTGAGCTGGGCAACCATCTGGTTTTCGCAGAACCGGACAACCAAGCCGCGCGCCAGGCCCAGGCCGATGCCATGGAACAGCTGGGCTACCGCAGCGAGTCCGCAACCTGGCGCAACATGTACCTGACCGGGGCGCAGGAACTGCGCCAAGGCCCGCCAACCCAAGCGGGAAAGGCCAATGCCGACCTGATTCGTGCGGCAACGCCAGCGATGTTCATGGATCTGCTGGCCGTGCGCCTGGACTCCGACAAGGCCCAGGGACATGACATGACCCTGGATTGGACCTTCGACGACCTGAAGCAGAGCTTCGCGCTGACCCTGCGCAACGGTGTGCTGACCTATCGCGAGAACAGCCGTCACGCCAAGCCGGACGTTTCGGTGACCATGAGCAAGGCGGTACTCGACCGCATCAGTCTGCGGGAGACCGATTTCCCGACTGCGATCAAGCAGGGTGACATCAAGCTGGAGGGGGATGCCGCCCGCTTCAAGGCTTTGCTCGGCATGCTCGGCAGCTTTGCGCCGAACTTCAACATCGTTACGCCCTGA
- a CDS encoding efflux RND transporter permease subunit, whose translation MGANNFSDNLLTISDLKEFNPKSGSRLERLIFNNRLLVVVLCALVTLLLGWDATRLTLNAAFEKTIPHNHPYIRNFLDNRAELKGLGNAVRVVVENRSGDIFDPAYLQALKQINDELFLTPGVDRANVKSLWMPVVRWNEVTEEGFTGGPVMPDNYTGSEENTDELRGNIGRAQLLGSLVGTDYRSSMIFVPLLDKDSATGEPLDNWELSRRLESIRKQFSGVHGSADLEIRIVGFSKVVGDLLDGLNLMILYFGVAAIIAALIIYGWTRCVRSTLLVLSCSCIAVLWQLGLIARLGYELDPYSILVPFLVFAIGVSHGAQKMNGIMQDVARGTHRLVAARYTFRRLFLAGVTALVADAVGFGVLMMIDIPVIQDLAITASIGVALLVFTNLILLPVALSYTGVSRKAAARSLRAEQRQSGGVWRLLERFSERRWAAVMLACAAVLTAGGFIISTHLKIGDLDAGASELRPNSRYNLDNAYITDKYSLSSDQFAVIVKTRPEGCLEYQTLVETDRLGWALQQVPGVQSTVSLADAVRKITAGSYEGSPKWMSIPPNQDVLNYAARTASTSNPELFNTECSVMPVVAYLADHKAETLDRVVKAAEAFSAAHSTPEHQFLLAAGSAGIEAATNIVVKKANFTMLMYVYAAVIVLCFITFRSWRAVVVAVVPLVITSVLCEALMVVLGMGVKVATLPVIALGVGIGVDYALYLLSIQLARQRAGAPLAEAYRYALRFTGKVVALVGVTLAAGVITWAFSPIKFQADMGILLTFMFLWNMLGALVLIPALSHFLLRNVGASGNPAKVTTDSHELPAAIESKTPTAQCV comes from the coding sequence ATGGGTGCCAACAACTTCAGTGACAACCTGCTGACCATCAGTGACCTGAAAGAATTCAATCCGAAGTCGGGCAGCCGCCTCGAAAGGCTGATCTTCAACAATCGCCTACTGGTGGTCGTGCTCTGCGCGCTGGTCACATTGCTGCTGGGCTGGGACGCCACTCGCCTGACGCTGAACGCGGCCTTCGAGAAGACCATTCCTCACAATCATCCCTATATCCGCAACTTCCTGGATAACCGTGCCGAGCTCAAAGGCTTGGGCAACGCGGTGCGGGTGGTGGTGGAGAACCGCTCGGGCGACATCTTCGATCCTGCCTACTTGCAGGCGCTCAAACAGATAAATGACGAGCTGTTCCTGACGCCAGGCGTGGACCGGGCCAACGTCAAGTCTTTGTGGATGCCGGTGGTGCGCTGGAACGAGGTGACCGAGGAAGGCTTCACCGGTGGCCCGGTGATGCCCGACAACTACACCGGTTCGGAAGAAAACACCGACGAACTGCGAGGGAACATCGGCCGTGCGCAGCTGCTGGGCAGCCTGGTGGGCACCGACTATCGCTCGAGCATGATCTTCGTGCCTTTGCTGGACAAGGACAGCGCAACCGGCGAACCGCTGGATAACTGGGAATTGTCCAGGCGGTTGGAAAGCATCCGCAAGCAATTCTCGGGCGTTCATGGCAGCGCCGACCTGGAGATCCGCATCGTCGGTTTCTCCAAGGTGGTGGGCGACCTGCTCGACGGCCTGAACCTGATGATCCTCTACTTCGGTGTGGCGGCGATCATTGCCGCACTGATCATCTACGGCTGGACCCGTTGCGTGCGCAGCACCCTGTTGGTGCTGAGTTGCTCCTGCATCGCAGTGCTCTGGCAACTGGGCCTGATCGCCCGGCTCGGCTACGAGCTGGATCCTTACTCGATCCTGGTGCCTTTCCTGGTCTTCGCCATCGGCGTGTCCCATGGCGCGCAGAAGATGAATGGCATCATGCAGGACGTGGCGCGTGGCACCCATCGCCTTGTGGCCGCGCGCTACACCTTCCGCCGCCTGTTCCTGGCCGGGGTCACTGCGCTGGTGGCCGACGCGGTGGGCTTCGGTGTGCTGATGATGATCGACATCCCGGTGATTCAGGACCTGGCCATCACCGCATCCATTGGTGTCGCCCTGCTGGTGTTCACCAACCTGATCCTGTTGCCGGTGGCGCTGTCCTACACCGGAGTCAGTCGCAAGGCCGCCGCGCGCAGCCTGCGTGCCGAGCAGCGGCAGTCAGGCGGCGTCTGGCGCCTGCTGGAGCGTTTCAGCGAACGCCGCTGGGCGGCGGTCATGCTGGCCTGCGCGGCGGTCCTCACGGCAGGCGGTTTCATCATCAGCACCCACTTGAAGATCGGCGACCTGGATGCCGGCGCTTCCGAGCTGCGGCCCAACTCGCGCTACAACCTGGACAATGCGTACATCACCGACAAGTACTCGCTGTCCAGCGACCAGTTCGCGGTGATCGTCAAGACCAGGCCCGAAGGCTGCCTGGAATACCAGACCCTGGTCGAGACCGACCGCCTGGGATGGGCACTCCAGCAAGTGCCGGGGGTGCAGAGCACCGTATCGCTCGCCGATGCGGTACGGAAGATCACCGCCGGCTCCTACGAAGGCAGCCCGAAATGGATGTCGATTCCGCCGAACCAGGACGTCCTGAACTATGCCGCGCGTACCGCAAGCACCAGTAACCCGGAGCTGTTCAACACCGAATGTTCGGTGATGCCGGTGGTCGCCTACCTGGCCGATCACAAGGCGGAGACCCTGGACCGTGTGGTCAAGGCCGCCGAAGCCTTCTCCGCCGCCCACAGCACGCCGGAACATCAGTTCCTGCTGGCCGCCGGCAGCGCCGGGATCGAAGCGGCCACCAACATCGTGGTCAAGAAAGCCAACTTCACCATGTTGATGTACGTCTACGCGGCGGTCATCGTGCTCTGCTTCATCACCTTCCGCAGCTGGCGCGCGGTGGTCGTCGCGGTGGTTCCGCTGGTGATCACTTCCGTGCTTTGCGAGGCGCTGATGGTTGTGCTGGGCATGGGCGTCAAGGTCGCCACCCTGCCGGTGATCGCCCTCGGGGTTGGCATCGGCGTCGACTATGCCCTGTACCTGCTGAGCATCCAGTTGGCCCGGCAACGCGCAGGCGCGCCCCTGGCCGAGGCTTACCGCTATGCATTGCGTTTCACCGGCAAAGTGGTCGCGCTGGTGGGCGTGACCCTCGCCGCGGGTGTGATCACCTGGGCCTTCTCGCCCATCAAGTTCCAGGCCGACATGGGCATCCTTCTGACCTTCATGTTCCTCTGGAACATGCTCGGCGCCCTGGTGCTGATCCCGGCGCTGTCCCACTTCCTGCTGCGTAACGTGGGGGCCTCGGGCAACCCCGCCAAGGTGACCACGGACAGCCACGAGCTACCGGCCGCTATCGAATCCAAGACCCCAACCGCCCAGTGCGTCTGA
- a CDS encoding WD40/YVTN/BNR-like repeat-containing protein produces the protein MFRQFARSPLLILLVLMAGQASAQPPFIPPMATPSQESPLAIRAPLNALARAGDRLVAAGQRGHILYSDDSLAWSQAQVPVSSDLTALTFPSASQGWAVGHEGVVLHTRDGGKTWNKQLDGRQIADLLVQHYGNPANPDDPEAQRLKQDADLFAAQGADKPLLDLWFEDEQKGFVIGAFNLILRTEDGGKNWTPWLDRIDNPRAMHLYGLRPAQGTLFAVGEQGLMLKLDGARQRFVSVPLPYEGTLFGVLGDDGLVLAYGLRGNAWRSLDGGASWSKVETGIDAGITSGAITADGSIVLASQAGQLLRSTDRGATFRRVKVDRAAPNFAVAPAPGGAVALAGLGGVRVQSLQ, from the coding sequence GTGTTCCGACAGTTCGCTCGCTCACCGCTGCTGATCCTGCTCGTCCTGATGGCGGGCCAGGCCTCCGCGCAGCCGCCGTTCATTCCGCCCATGGCTACTCCTTCGCAAGAGTCGCCGTTGGCCATCCGCGCACCACTCAATGCACTTGCCCGTGCCGGCGACCGGCTGGTTGCCGCGGGCCAACGCGGTCACATTCTGTACTCCGACGACAGCCTGGCCTGGAGCCAGGCCCAGGTACCCGTCAGTTCCGACCTCACCGCGCTGACCTTTCCCAGCGCGAGCCAGGGCTGGGCGGTGGGACATGAGGGTGTGGTCCTGCATACCCGGGATGGCGGCAAGACCTGGAACAAGCAGCTCGATGGACGGCAAATCGCCGACTTGCTGGTTCAGCACTATGGCAATCCGGCGAATCCGGATGATCCCGAGGCCCAGCGCCTGAAACAGGACGCGGATCTCTTCGCCGCCCAGGGCGCGGACAAGCCGCTGCTGGACCTATGGTTCGAGGACGAACAGAAAGGGTTCGTCATCGGCGCTTTCAACCTGATTCTGCGCACCGAGGATGGCGGCAAGAACTGGACGCCCTGGCTCGATCGCATCGACAACCCCAGGGCCATGCATCTCTATGGACTGCGGCCGGCACAAGGCACGCTTTTCGCGGTGGGCGAGCAGGGCCTGATGTTGAAACTCGACGGCGCCCGCCAGCGCTTCGTGAGCGTGCCGTTGCCCTACGAGGGCACGCTGTTCGGCGTTCTCGGTGACGATGGCCTGGTCCTGGCCTACGGCCTGCGCGGCAATGCCTGGCGCAGCCTCGACGGCGGCGCCAGTTGGAGCAAGGTAGAAACCGGCATAGACGCCGGCATCACCAGCGGAGCGATCACCGCTGACGGCTCCATCGTGCTGGCCAGCCAGGCCGGCCAACTGCTGCGGTCCACCGACCGTGGCGCAACTTTCCGTCGCGTCAAGGTCGATCGCGCGGCGCCCAACTTTGCCGTGGCACCAGCCCCCGGTGGGGCAGTCGCCCTGGCCGGACTCGGTGGCGTGCGCGTGCAAAGCCTGCAGTAA
- a CDS encoding NAD(P)-dependent alcohol dehydrogenase, which yields MTNCLCYGAHEARADLTPLRIERRALRDDDVAIDIAYCGVCHTDVHFAHNDWGSTVFPCVPGHEIVGHVTAVGRAVSRYKVGDRVAVGCLVDSCQQCAACEAGEEPHCQHGTTPTYNGRDRVSGANTHGGYSQHIVVREKFVLRVPQHLDLRFTGPLLCAGITVWSPLREHNVGEGTRLAVVGLGGLGHMAVKLAVALGAEVTVVTTSPGKADDARALGAHHVLLSTDPQAMAGAVNAFDLILDTIPRKHNVNPYLMLLGRHGKLVLVGALEPLEPIHGALLARNNRSISGSLIGGLAQTQELLDFCAERQVLPQCEMIDIQDINTAFERMERNDVKYRFVIDMASLNGA from the coding sequence ATGACCAATTGCCTTTGCTACGGCGCCCACGAGGCCCGAGCCGACCTGACCCCGCTGCGCATCGAACGCCGCGCCCTGCGTGATGATGACGTGGCTATCGATATCGCCTACTGCGGCGTCTGCCATACAGACGTGCACTTCGCTCACAACGATTGGGGCAGCACCGTCTTTCCCTGCGTACCCGGCCACGAAATCGTCGGCCATGTAACAGCGGTGGGCCGGGCCGTGAGCCGTTACAAGGTGGGTGATCGGGTAGCGGTCGGCTGCCTGGTCGACAGTTGCCAGCAATGCGCAGCCTGTGAGGCGGGCGAGGAACCGCACTGCCAGCACGGCACTACCCCGACCTACAATGGCCGCGACCGGGTTAGCGGCGCCAACACCCATGGTGGCTATTCGCAGCACATCGTAGTGCGCGAGAAGTTCGTGCTCCGCGTACCTCAACACCTGGACCTGCGCTTCACCGGCCCGCTGCTGTGCGCCGGCATCACCGTCTGGTCGCCGCTGCGTGAACACAACGTGGGTGAGGGTACCCGCCTCGCAGTGGTCGGCCTTGGCGGGCTCGGACACATGGCGGTAAAGCTGGCCGTGGCACTCGGTGCGGAAGTCACGGTGGTCACCACCTCGCCGGGCAAGGCCGACGATGCGCGTGCCCTGGGTGCCCACCATGTGCTGTTGTCCACCGATCCACAGGCGATGGCTGGCGCCGTCAATGCGTTCGACTTGATCCTCGACACCATCCCGCGCAAGCACAACGTCAACCCGTACCTGATGCTCCTGGGACGTCACGGCAAACTGGTGCTGGTGGGTGCCCTGGAACCCCTGGAGCCCATCCATGGCGCGCTGCTGGCACGCAACAACCGTTCGATCTCCGGATCGCTGATCGGCGGTCTGGCGCAGACCCAGGAACTGCTGGACTTCTGCGCTGAACGCCAGGTGCTGCCACAGTGCGAAATGATCGACATCCAGGACATCAACACCGCCTTCGAGCGCATGGAGCGCAATGACGTGAAGTACCGTTTCGTGATCGACATGGCGTCGTTGAACGGCGCCTGA
- a CDS encoding acyl-CoA dehydrogenase family protein, which yields MFLSEQEIMIRDSARKVAAELIAPTAAERDRTGAWPSDELAAVAELGFLGMLIPVEYGGAGASFVEYCLAIEEFAAADAGFATLIHVHNTTGANVARVGTEEQKRKYLPDLASGKRIGAGLLTEPHAGSDTAAFRTTARREGDHYVINGSKQFISNGNKTGLGVVLAITDKAAGKRGSSLLMIDPAESPGYVVARVEHKMGQRSAHVAQIQLENCRVPVANLLGEEGSGYRNIMALLSEGRVAIAAVATGTARAALAAAVSYAKEREAYGAPIINLQGVAFDLADMAAQVDVSHEFLVHAARLCDAGLPCAKEASIAKLFASEMAEKVCSDALQIHGGYGYLNDFPVERYCRDVRVTKIYEGTSHIQKVIIARNL from the coding sequence ATGTTCCTCAGTGAACAGGAAATCATGATTCGTGACTCGGCGCGCAAAGTCGCCGCCGAATTGATTGCGCCCACGGCGGCCGAGCGTGACCGCACTGGCGCCTGGCCGAGCGATGAGCTGGCAGCGGTGGCCGAGCTGGGTTTCCTCGGCATGCTGATCCCCGTGGAGTACGGCGGCGCTGGCGCCAGCTTCGTCGAGTACTGCCTGGCCATCGAGGAATTCGCTGCCGCCGACGCCGGCTTCGCCACGCTGATCCACGTGCACAACACGACGGGCGCGAATGTGGCGCGCGTGGGCACCGAGGAGCAGAAACGCAAGTACCTGCCGGACCTGGCCAGCGGCAAGCGCATTGGCGCCGGCCTGCTCACTGAGCCCCACGCCGGTTCCGATACGGCGGCCTTCCGTACCACGGCCCGGCGTGAAGGCGATCACTACGTGATCAACGGCAGCAAGCAGTTCATCTCCAACGGCAACAAGACGGGCCTCGGCGTGGTTCTGGCGATAACCGACAAGGCTGCCGGCAAGAGGGGGAGCAGCCTGCTGATGATCGATCCGGCCGAGAGCCCCGGCTATGTCGTCGCCCGTGTCGAACACAAGATGGGCCAGCGCTCGGCCCATGTGGCGCAGATCCAGCTGGAAAACTGCCGCGTACCCGTGGCCAACCTCCTGGGCGAGGAAGGCTCCGGCTACCGCAACATCATGGCCTTGCTGTCGGAAGGGCGCGTGGCCATCGCCGCCGTCGCCACCGGCACCGCCCGCGCCGCCCTGGCGGCGGCCGTCAGTTACGCCAAGGAGCGCGAGGCCTACGGCGCACCGATCATCAACCTGCAGGGGGTGGCCTTCGACCTGGCCGACATGGCCGCGCAGGTGGATGTCTCCCATGAGTTCCTGGTGCATGCCGCGCGCTTGTGCGACGCGGGCCTGCCCTGTGCCAAGGAGGCTTCGATTGCCAAGCTGTTCGCCAGCGAGATGGCCGAGAAGGTCTGCTCCGATGCGCTGCAGATCCATGGTGGCTACGGCTACCTGAACGACTTCCCGGTCGAGCGCTATTGCCGCGATGTGCGTGTGACCAAGATCTATGAAGGCACCAGCCACATCCAGAAAGTGATCATCGCCCGCAACCTCTAG
- a CDS encoding acyl-CoA reductase — MSHPIAPMIIRGEVITDNLIEVGGRGGDLTFLTPDANRYIDRLPLGNPTRLADLYKLSFDDILDYAVALGERLAFSKNAYLQEACELSYLTAPTTPTIVKASYMGLQNLLSREVITEMVESSVGVNYLEGWVRQKLLDGTELEVRCFGARTLHIVAGNAVALSLWTIIRNMVLRSDAIIKAPSNDPFTAAAIARTMVDMAPDHPLTRHLSVAYWKGGDQAFEQRLYQPQNLEKIVAWGGFASMKHVTQYIQPGLELISLDPKRSASIIGKGTFESEASMREAAVRLASDIGAINQKGCVCARTIYVQSGTDEQGLEKLNTFGRYVYDAMLTLPNSISTAPKRYDQNLKAHVDALRLDDEWYKVIGGLAGEGAIICSQIPEPVPFSTLLDDRTANLVPVDELNEMLDAVDAYTQTVGVYPESIKDQLKDVLPLHGAQRIVSLGYAAAMKFAAPQDSIEPLRRMGKWISNQIASPETTPAPWLRPSL; from the coding sequence ATGTCTCATCCAATCGCGCCGATGATCATCCGTGGCGAAGTGATTACCGACAACCTGATCGAAGTGGGTGGGCGCGGCGGCGACCTCACCTTTCTCACGCCGGATGCGAACCGGTACATCGACAGACTGCCACTCGGTAATCCGACCAGGCTGGCCGATCTCTACAAACTGAGCTTCGACGACATCCTCGACTATGCCGTAGCGCTCGGCGAGCGACTGGCCTTCAGCAAGAACGCCTACCTGCAGGAAGCCTGCGAACTGTCCTACCTGACCGCGCCCACCACCCCGACCATTGTCAAGGCCTCCTACATGGGCCTGCAGAACCTGCTGTCCCGTGAAGTCATAACCGAGATGGTGGAAAGCTCGGTGGGTGTGAACTACCTGGAGGGCTGGGTCAGGCAGAAACTGCTCGACGGCACCGAGCTGGAGGTGCGCTGCTTCGGCGCGCGGACCCTGCACATCGTCGCCGGCAACGCGGTGGCGCTGTCCCTGTGGACCATCATCCGCAACATGGTCCTGCGCAGCGATGCCATCATCAAGGCACCGTCGAACGATCCCTTCACCGCGGCGGCCATCGCCCGCACCATGGTCGATATGGCGCCGGACCACCCGCTGACCCGCCACCTCTCCGTGGCCTACTGGAAGGGCGGCGACCAGGCGTTCGAGCAGCGCCTGTACCAGCCGCAAAACCTGGAAAAGATCGTCGCCTGGGGTGGCTTCGCCTCGATGAAGCACGTTACCCAGTACATCCAGCCCGGCCTGGAACTGATCTCCCTGGACCCCAAGCGCAGTGCCAGCATCATTGGCAAGGGCACCTTCGAAAGCGAGGCCAGCATGCGCGAGGCAGCGGTGCGCCTGGCGTCCGACATCGGTGCGATCAACCAGAAGGGCTGCGTCTGCGCCCGCACCATCTACGTGCAATCCGGCACCGACGAACAGGGCCTGGAGAAGCTGAATACATTTGGACGCTATGTCTATGACGCCATGCTGACCCTGCCCAACAGCATCAGCACCGCGCCCAAGCGCTACGACCAGAACCTCAAGGCTCATGTCGATGCCCTGCGCCTGGATGACGAGTGGTACAAGGTGATCGGTGGCCTGGCCGGGGAGGGGGCGATCATCTGCTCGCAGATTCCCGAACCGGTGCCGTTCTCCACGCTCCTCGATGACCGTACCGCCAACCTGGTGCCGGTCGACGAGCTCAACGAGATGCTGGACGCCGTTGACGCCTATACCCAGACCGTCGGCGTGTATCCGGAAAGCATCAAGGACCAGCTCAAGGATGTACTGCCACTGCACGGTGCGCAGCGCATCGTTTCGCTGGGCTATGCGGCCGCCATGAAGTTCGCCGCCCCCCAGGACTCTATCGAACCGCTGCGGCGCATGGGCAAGTGGATCTCCAACCAGATCGCTTCACCGGAAACAACGCCGGCGCCCTGGCTGCGTCCTTCGCTCTGA